The window GTCCGACAACCGCTCCCGAAGCATTTTGTTCGTTAGGCCGGAAATCATGTATGCGGGATCGGAGAGCGCAAGAAGCAGTTCTTGGTCCTTACCGACCGGATCAAGGCCGCGAAATCGACGACCGTTTTTTGTTATATGAGCAGTCAACTCATCCATGAAATTACGGAGCGGTGTTTTTTCCTCCAGCGTCGCAAGGTCATCCATAAAGCGTTTATTGACATCCTGAGAAACCGATGCTCGCAACGGTATATCCATTACACCTTTGCGCATGGGCAGTCGCTGCTTCGGTTCGTTTTCATCCTGACCCTGTTTATGGCGAAATACTTTAAACTTTCTAGGATCATTGATGGTTGTTTCTACTCGAATGTTATTCTGCTCGTTGTACAATTTGACAGAATTTTTATCAACCCAATGACGAATACGCATACCATCGTTAAAATCTGTGAGGCGTGTCATGACGGTATCATGAGAACGGCCATTTGGGCGACCGGCTTTGGTCAGAGGTCGATCAAGATAACGCAAGACACGGGTGCTCGTCCCTGTTATATGGGCGTGTCGCAATAGAGCGGCCATAGGTGCTTTGAGTGATTCAGGACTATCGAATATCAGGTCCGTGGCCCACTCGCTCTGCCATAAGGTCCAATAATACGAGAGATGCGGCCCGAGGATATCTTCCATTCCAGGAAAAACTCGTTGCGTAAAGCCGTCAAGCATATCCGTAAAACGGGTGTTCAACTGTTCGTCAAGCAGTTGTTGCGCTTTTTGATAATCAGCAATGTGCAGAAACTTGTTACCGTGAACATGAAAGTCCACACCTTCTTTTTCAAGTTTCCGGCGCAGCCATTCACGACCGTTGAGGCACATTTGAATATGGTAGGGAAACCAAGTCTGCAGCCGTATGTTCATAAACCCGAATTCACTGTCATCAAGGTAAAAATATAGATGCTTACATTGGGTTTGATAATTTCTGATTTGCGGAAAACCCGCCTGTGTGCAATACACAGCCCGGTAAGATGAGGCACTTTCTATACAGGACCACACGCCGATCAGTCCACTTTCAATCTGTTCCTGCAGTTGGCGTTCATGGGCAAGTTCTTCTTTTCGAATACGCCATGTCGGAATATGGATAATGGATTGTCCGCAGTTATCACGGGCATATTGATCAGCAGTGTCAACCATATCTTTTGTTCGGGCAACCATCCAGTTTTTATAGTCTTTATTGAGTACACCTTTGGAACTGAGAAAGCTCATGACTTGGGAGGCAGACATCAGGGGAAGAATCCATCCTTTGAAAACGATGCGGTCAAATCCTGAAAGTACGCCCTTGACTGAACTGGAGAACTTGTCTATTAATGCTTTCATGAGTCGTTCCTCCTTATATCCTGAAAGTTATTGGCTACTTTCATTTTACATCAGGAACGGCTCTACTTCATACAGTAATTGGGTTGCGGGCAAGGCCCGCGTTAGCCCTCTTTTGCTCCTCAAATGTTCCTTCAACCCTTCCAGCAGGACAAACCTGCCCAAGGGGATGACCTTGCAGGGAAAGCAGCCGAGAAAAAGCGGATTGTCGCAGAGGCCGCCGGAGAGATAGAGCCTGTCCGGGGAACCGGCAAAGCGAAAGGCGTTGCGTGCAATGCCGCGTACAAATTTTGCCACAGCCTCAGTCTCGGTGCTGCCCGTGACCACGGCATCAAAGATATTACTCATGCCGAGAACACCACAGGTGACTGAAAAGCCTGTTTTCGGTACAGCCACGGTGGTATAATCAACATTGTAATAGCTCTCCAGCAATTCAATGGTAAACCCCATTGAAGCACCGCATTCCGCGTTCCAGCCCATATCCACCACCTCAAATCCCTGATAACGAATAAATTTGATATCCCGGCTACCGCAGTCGAGCAGCACGGTATCCGGTTCAGCAATCAGGCGTTGTCCTCCTTTGGCCAAGGCGATCAGCTCATTGACAGATTCCCTGCCCCGCCGTTTGGCGTTATGGCCGGTGGCAAGATCGGCCATAAATGCGGGGTCAAGCTCACGGGTGGGGACAATACGCGGCTCGCTATCCTCGGCCATTGTGAAAAGCTTGGTGTACGAGGTTCCAAAATCAGCCAGCAGCATGGTCGTCTCCTGGGCTGCCGTTGTCGGTGGAAGCGGCGGGAGCAGGTGAGGTGTTTTGGGAAAGCTCAAGAAAGGCCTCAATCTTTGCCCGGATACTGGAACCTGCATTGACATCGCAGTCCACATAGAGTCCCTTGGGATGGTGCTCTGCCAAATGTTTGGCCAAGGCTGTTTTAGCGCAAAAGGATTGGGCAAAGAAAACCGTGGGCACAGCAGGATTGCAGTAGGATTCTAGGTTAATATCAGCAGGGGTTTTGTTCTCCATACAGCGGGTCCAGCCATAGACATGGGTACTGTTCGGGAACAGGGAGAGGAGGGAAAAATCACGGGGCGGGACTCCCCAGAAGCCAGCAGTGGGTACAGAGGGAGGGTAATCTGGAGAGGGTTCGCAGGATTGGACCCCTTGAGTAATCGCCTGGAGTTTTTCTGTCAGCGGGAGGTTGCTCCGGCAGATGGGAAAACCAAAGCCTTTGCTGTCTTGGTTGCGGGTGGTGATGACCGGGATCGTCAGTAAATGTTGCAAAACTGTGGCAACATGGAGGGCGCAATCGCATTTCCCCTGTCCGATATCAATATAAATTCGATCCAAAGGCATGTTCATGGCATTGAGCATCACCGTGCGCAGGATGGCGCAATAAACTTGCGGGAGATGGTCCTCCCGGTTCATGGGCAGAGGGAGTTGCGGTTCATCAAGATCAATAATCCTTCCCTGTTCTTCATTGATCTGACGGATAATTTCCAGCGGTGGAATACCGACTATGCCGATGATTTTCTCCATCAGGTATCCTCCCTAAGCAGCAAGAAAAAACCCAGAAGCCCCACAGCGATATGGATAGAAATCGCCGCTGCAAGTGGCGGGATGTACCCGGCTTTGGCAAACGATTGCAGTGCCCCCCAGAGTCCCCAGCAGACAAAGGCCAAGCCGCAGCTGACCGGCACAGCCAGCGAGAGGTCGCGTCCCCATTTCCGGTAGACCATCAGCAGCATGGGCAGACCGAGCATGAGCAGAGGCAGGCCGAGGAAAATATAGGAAATTCGTCCGTAAAAATTGGCCCAGGCCACGGTGCGTTCTTCCGGTGCCTCCTGATGCAGGGCGTCCCGGTAGAGATCCACAAGCGAGAGTTCGTCGCTCCGGTACTGGGGGATAAAAAAATGCGCTGGTGTTTCGGTAAAGTTAAAGCTGCGTTTTTTGAAAACTTCAGTTTTAAAGATATTTTTCCCCTTGGCATACTGCACCTGACCATTTTTTAACGTCCAGATGCCGTTCTTCCAGGAGGCATGTTCAGATGAAACCAAGGCGGTTAGCTCGTATCGGGTGTTCCAAGAGGAATAAGAGAAAAAGGGAAAGATGTTTTGGCTGGGGTCGGGTCGGGCAAAGGAGTAAAAATGATCATTGCCCTGATAGTAGTAGCGACCGTTACGGTAGATACCGAGAGATACTCTGCCTTTGACCTCTTTGTTCCAAATCCTGTTGGTCTGTGAAACCGTCTTGGGCAGGACAAATTGGGATAAAGAGAGGAGGAGTAACGTTGCTATTATACCTCCGGCAATGATCGGAGCTGCGATCTTTTTGAGCGGAATACCGCAGGATTTGAGAGCGATCAGTTCGTTGGAATGATTCAGCACACCAAAGGTCACGACTCCGGCCAGGAGAATACAGACCGGCCCCATCTGTTCGACAATAAAAGGGATGGAGAGCAGGAAGAACTTGCCGACCAAGGCCATGGATTTACCCTTTTCCATAAAATTGTCGATCTTTTCAAAGAAATCAATCAGCAGATATATGGCAATGAAGCTCAGGATGAGCATCATGATGTTTTTGAAAAACTGAAGCAGAATATAACGTTTTAGAAGATTCACAATGTTGCAGAAGCTCTTGGAAATATGGATGCACAGGTTGCCGGAGTTACTCAAGGAAACAGGCTGGCCGGAGAGGAGTAGTTCTCTTTTGTCCGGTTGCAATATACATGATCCTGATCCTGTTTGCCTGTCCTGTCTTTTTATGGTTTATTGCGCAACAATGGGCTAAGGACGCCTGTATTTTTCAAGAGCATGCTGCTCTTGAAAAAACTTCGGGGTATATGCTCTGCCGCTTGCAGCGGGAAGTTGTTTCCTGGTGAAACACGCCTGTACAAGTAAGTACCCGTTGCAGGATATTCAGTCAAGTATTACTGATGCAAAAGAGCCAACCTTTCCTTGCCGCTGTACTCTGAAATCATCTTTTTTATCTTGCCCCAAAGGGCGGTTCCTTTGACGGAGGCCATTCCTTGCTAAAAACAATTCCCTTGGTGACCCTTATCCAGGTGAAGGCGATCCTGCCGAGCCTGCACGACAACACGGCTGATCTTGACCGGCTAAAGTTCGCCCTAGCCGAATCCCTGCCAGACCAGTTCCGCAGACGCAGTTGTTCGATCTGCATTCCTTTTGCCTGTATGGCGGAAATCGCTGTCTCCTTTAGAGCTGCCGGGTTTGCGGGTTATGCTGTGGTGCATTACGATTATGATCGTCTTGTTCTCGTAGAATTTGGCGCGGAACCGCCTGACCTGTTGCCTGCCTTGGCCCTTGATCTCGGGTCAACCCATCTGGAGGCAACCCTGCTGGATTGCTTAACCGGCAAGACTCTTGCCCACGGTACAGCTCTCAATCGTCAGGTCGATTACGGAGCGGATATCCTCAGTCGGATTCATTTTGCCGAGCGCAAAGAGAGCGGC is drawn from Candidatus Electrothrix rattekaaiensis and contains these coding sequences:
- a CDS encoding LptF/LptG family permease, with the translated sequence MQPDKRELLLSGQPVSLSNSGNLCIHISKSFCNIVNLLKRYILLQFFKNIMMLILSFIAIYLLIDFFEKIDNFMEKGKSMALVGKFFLLSIPFIVEQMGPVCILLAGVVTFGVLNHSNELIALKSCGIPLKKIAAPIIAGGIIATLLLLSLSQFVLPKTVSQTNRIWNKEVKGRVSLGIYRNGRYYYQGNDHFYSFARPDPSQNIFPFFSYSSWNTRYELTALVSSEHASWKNGIWTLKNGQVQYAKGKNIFKTEVFKKRSFNFTETPAHFFIPQYRSDELSLVDLYRDALHQEAPEERTVAWANFYGRISYIFLGLPLLMLGLPMLLMVYRKWGRDLSLAVPVSCGLAFVCWGLWGALQSFAKAGYIPPLAAAISIHIAVGLLGFFLLLREDT
- a CDS encoding ATPase: MLLADFGTSYTKLFTMAEDSEPRIVPTRELDPAFMADLATGHNAKRRGRESVNELIALAKGGQRLIAEPDTVLLDCGSRDIKFIRYQGFEVVDMGWNAECGASMGFTIELLESYYNVDYTTVAVPKTGFSVTCGVLGMSNIFDAVVTGSTETEAVAKFVRGIARNAFRFAGSPDRLYLSGGLCDNPLFLGCFPCKVIPLGRFVLLEGLKEHLRSKRGLTRALPATQLLYEVEPFLM